The following proteins are co-located in the Castanea sativa cultivar Marrone di Chiusa Pesio chromosome 8, ASM4071231v1 genome:
- the LOC142606572 gene encoding uncharacterized protein LOC142606572, with protein sequence MGIDGDGGSAEELDKIFIGESKERYFQVESQLLVSEKEELVKFLKDNIDVFAWTTYDVLVIDPEFICHHLNKNGKWRVCVDFTDLNKACPKDPFPIPRIDQLVDATVGHPRMSFLDAFQGYHQIPMSLSDQEKTAFHAPNGNYHYRVMHFGLKNVGSTYQRMVTRMFELQLGHNMEAYIDDMVIKSKKVGDHLRDLQETFSVFRRMMVEFKKPVYYISKSLQEAERRYLPLEKALLAIVHATRKLPHYFQAHTIVVLTQFPLQAIMRKSDYTSHVAKWGTRLGAYDVKYMSRTAIKGQVLADFVAEFTEGGIRQEDVMLVVMSIGLRSVLLWEVYMDGACNRKGAGIGIVLITPEKLVMEKSLRLRFVATNNEAKYEALLAGAQMVRHLGGEIVEL encoded by the exons ATGGGTATCGATGGGGATGGAGGTTCTGCTGAAGAGCTGGACAAGATATTTATAGGAGAGAGTAAGGAGAGATATTTTCAGGTGGAATCCCAATTACTAGTATCGGAAAAGGAGGAATTAGTTAAGTTCTTAAAggataacattgatgtttttgcatggacgacCTATGATGTCCTAGTAATTGATCCAGAATTCATTTGTCACCATTTGAAT aagaacggaaagtggagagtttgtgtcgATTTCACTGATCTGAATAAGGCATGTCCAAAGGACCCTTTCCCTATTCCgagaattgatcaattggtggatgcaactgttgGGCATCCCCGGATGAGTTTCCtagatgcttttcaaggttatcatcaGATACCTATGTCATTgagtgatcaggagaagacagcTTTTCATGCTCCTAATGGCAATTACCATTATCGAGTAATGCATTTTGGTCTTAAGAATGTAGGCTCcacttatcaaagaatggtgactagaatgtttgaattaCAGTTGGGGCATAATATGGAAGCATATATCGATGACATGGTAATTAAAAGTAAGAAAGTAGGGGACCATTTGAGGGACTTGCAAGAAACCTTCTCAGTCTTTAGGAG AATGATGGTGGAATTCAAAAAACCGGTGTATTACATTAGTAAATCTTTGCAAGAGGCCGAGAGGCGATATTTACCTTTGGAAAAGGCTCTTCTAGCCATCGTACATGCAACAAggaagcttccccattattttcaagcccatacgATAGTGGTACTTACCCAATTTCCTTTGCAAGCTATCATGAGGAAGTCAGATTACACTAGTCACGtggctaagtggggaactaGGCTTGGAGCTTATGATGTTAAGTATATGTCCCGGACAGCTATTAAAGGACAGGTTCTTGCCGATTTCGTGGCTGAATTTACGGAGGGTGGCATTAGGCAGGAAGATGTTATGCTAGTCGTGATGTCTATTGGGCTTAGGAGTGTCCTTCTTTGGGAAGTTTATATGGATGGGGCATGTAATCGAAAGGGAGCAGGGATTGGAATTGTGTTGATCACCCCTGAGAAATTAGTCATGGAAAAGTCATTACGGCTAAGGTTTgtagccactaataatgaggccaaGTATGAAGCTCTCTTGGCAGGCGCTCAAATGGTTAGGCATTTGGGAGGAGAAATAGTTGAACTCTAA
- the LOC142606571 gene encoding uncharacterized protein LOC142606571: MDIQHRPTLKEMVKLRLQIRSTGETPFSMTYGLEAVIPLESGFPTLRSDLYNVESNHDMLCDSLNTIEERREVASVKIGSYQQKLKQTYDKGVKSRPLVPGDLVLRKVVGTAKNPAWGKLGPNWEGPYRIMSVAGVGAYRLKDLDGKVVLRPWNVNNLRRYYY; this comes from the exons ATGGATATTCAACACCGGCCtaccctcaaggaaatggtcaagcTGAGGCTACAAATAAG GTCAACAGGTgagacacccttttcaatgacatATGGACTAGAGGCGGTAATCCCATTGGAGTCAGGCTTTCCCACCTTGAGATCTGATCTGTATAATGTTGAGAGCAATCATGACATGCTATGTGATAGTTTGAATACtattgaagaaagaagagaagtagcCAGTGTGAAGATAGGCAGCTACCAACAGAAACTCAAGCAAACGTATGATAAAGGAGTGAAGTCGAGACCTTTAGTACCAGGAGATTTGGTTTTGAGAAAAGTGGTGGGGACAGCAAAAAATCCTGCCTGGGGTAAGTTAgggcctaattgggaaggaccatatagAATTATGTCTGTAGCAGGTGTGGGGGCCTATCGTTTAAAAGATTTAGATGGAAAAGTAGTTCttcgcccctggaatgtaaacaacttACGACGTTATTACTATTAA
- the LOC142606104 gene encoding uncharacterized protein LOC142606104 isoform X2, producing MAVHLGCPFHFIAKSQPSNKHRVTSSFNPNHSVKLRREYTSVMIVPTGIGAAIGGYAGDALPVARALSSVVDCLITHPNVLNAAMLYWPMPNVLYVEGYALDRFAEGLWALQPVHQNRVGLVLDAGLEEELRIRHLQVADAVRASLGLPVVEYIVTDTPLEVEKWVDPKSGQSTGRIKHPGSLLRAVQSLVNRSAVNAIAVVGRFPDDDVEDTDEYRQGMGIDLLAGVEAVISHLVVQEFRIPCAHAPALSPLPLSLSLCPKSAAEELGHTFLPCVLAGLSNAPQYLVKNNESLEKGCILAGDVDSVVLPIDACGGDGTLAFARRKRNKPLIIAVEENETVLNDTPEKLGIEA from the exons atggcTGTCCATCTCGGCTGTCCATTTCACTTTATCGCGAAATCTCAACCGTCCAATAAACATAGAGTCACCAGCAGCTTCAACCCAAACCACTCCGTCAAG TTAAGGAGGGAGTACACGAGCGTAATGATAGTCCCGACAGGGATAGGAGCTGCCATTGGTGGATACGCAGGTGACGCTCTTCCTGTAGCTCGCGCTCTCTCCTCCGTGGTTGATTGCCTCATCACTCACCCTAAT GTGCTTAATGCAGCGATGCTGTACTGGCCCATGCCTAATGTTTTGTACGTGGAAGGTTATGCTCTTGATCGGTTTGCTGAAGGATTATGGGCGCTTCAACCTGTTCACCAAAATAGG GTGGGGTTGGTTCTTGATGCTGGATTGGAGGAGGAGCTTCGGATACGCCATTTACAAGTGGCTGATGCTGTGAGGGCTTCCCTTGGATTGCCTGTGGTGGAATATATTGTGACTGACACCCCTTTGGAG GTAGAAAAGTGGGTTGATCCAAAGAGTGGGCAATCAACAGGGAGGATTAAACACCCTGGCTCATTACTGAGAGCTGTTCAGTCTTTAGTTAACCGATCAGCAGTGAATGCCATTGCAGTTGTTGGACGCTTTCCAGATGATGATGTTGAAGACACAGATGAATATCGACAAGGGATG GGAATAGATCTATTGGCAGGAGTTGAGGCAGTAATAAGCCATTTGGTGGTTCAGGAATTCAGAATTCCTTGTGCTCATGCTCCTGCATTATCACCCCTTCCCCTGAGCTTGTCTCTATGCCCAAAATCTGCTGCAGAGGAG TTAGGACACACATTCTTGCCATGTGTGCTTGCTGGGCTAAGTAATGCACCACAGTACTTGGTCAAGAACAATGAGTCCTTGGAAAAGGGTTGCATTTTGGCAGGTGACGTTGATAGTGTTGTTCTTCCTATAGATGCGTGTGGAGGAGATGGTACTCTTGCTTTtgcaagaagaaaaaggaacaaG CCACTTATTATTGCTGTGGAGGAAAATGAAACAGTTCTCAATGATACACCAGAGAAACTTGGAATTGAAGCG tga
- the LOC142605586 gene encoding multicopper oxidase LPR2-like, protein MLNACMQPMIKTMERVLLLGFFSLVLLGVFTTSALAQDTSPLLNSSKLEMFVDEFLDMPKILGFDSVYGVPRSKSLEIGMYSKTWKFHRDIPPTPVYAFGVSKEAATIPGPTIMALHGIDTNVTWKNYLPPTHILPWDTSITIAEPADKIGIPTVVHLHGGIGEPESDGNPNSWFTAGFKEKGYAWTKQTYSYNNNQQPGNLWYHDHAMGLTRLNLLAGLAGAYHINHPKLEGPLGLPSGAEFDRTLIVFDRSFRIDGSIYVNSTGDNPSMHPHWRPEYFGDAIIVNGKAWPRIIVRRRMYRFRIINASSARFFRFFFTNGLGFIHVGSDSAYLNEAVTTNGFLLCPSEIADVVVDFSKSKNDSAILANDAPYPYPTGNPVDEANGTIMKFIILTRTENEPGQTPNKLIQYPGPNLSSVTQTRYITMYEYNSATNQPTHLYLNGISFEAPITETPKVGATEVWYVINLTGDNHPLHIHLALFVVLDQTALVNETEFKNCMMKMNDAIKCQISKYAIGKSIEVPAEEKGWKNVFKMRPGFVTKILVKFSYIHSNESYMFDATAKPGYLYHCHILDHEDNEMMRPYKLI, encoded by the exons ATGCTTAATGCTTGCATGCAACCAATGATAAAGACCATGGAGAGAGTTTTGCTGCttggtttcttttctttagttttgttAGGAGTGTTCACCACATCAGCATTAGCCCAAGATACTAGTCCTCTTCTAAATTCATCCAAGTTGGAAATGTTTGTGGATGAGTTTCTAGATATGCCCAAAATCCTAGGCTTTGATTCTGTGTATGGTGTTCCCAGATCTAAGTCACTGGAGATTGGCATGTACAGTAAAACATGG AAATTCCACAGAGATATCCCTCCTACACCTGTGTATGCCTTTGGTGTATCTAAGGAAGCCGCAACTATTCCAGGTCCAACAATCATGGCCCTTCATGGAATTGACACCAATGTGACATGGAAAAATTATCTCCCTCCAACGCACATATTGCCTTGGGACACATCCATCACAATTGCTGAACCTGCTGACAAGATAGGAATCCCTACAGTAGTCCATCTCCATGGTGGAATCGGAGAGCCCGAGAGTGATGGAAACCCAAACTCATGGTTCACTGCTGGATTCAAAGAAAAGGGATATGCATGGACCAAACAAACATATAGCTACAACAACAACCAACAACCTGGAAATTTATG GTACCATGATCATGCCATGGGATTGACTAGACTCAACCTCTTAGCTGGATTGGCTGGGGCCTACCATATCAACCACCCCAAATTGGAGGGCCCACTTGGACTCCCTAGTGGTGCTGAATTTGATCGTACATTGATTGTATTTGATCGTAGCTTTCGTATCGATGGTTCCATATACGTGAATTCCACGGGAGATAATCCTTCCATGCACCCCCATTGGCGACCAGAATATTTTGGTGATGCTATCATAGTGAACGGAAAAGCTTGGCCACGTATAATAGTACGACGTCGTATGTACCGATTTCGTATTATAAATGCTAGCAGTGCTAGATTCTTTCGGTTCTTTTTCACCAATGGTCTAGGATTCATCCATGTGGGATCTGATTCAGCTTACCTTAACGAAGCTGTGACAACCAATGGGTTTTTACTATGCCCATCTGAAATTGCTGACGTGGTTGTTGATTTTTCCAAGTCCAAGAATGATAGTGCTATTCTAGCAAATGATGCACCGTATCCCTACCCAACTGGGAACCCAGTTGATGAAGCTAATGGTACAATCATGAAATTTATCATATTGACACGTACTGAGAATGAACCGGGGCAGACACCCAATAAGTTGATCCAATACCCAGGCCCTAATTTATCTAGTGTGACGCAGACACGATATATAACTATGTATGAGTACAACAGTGCCACTAATCAACCAACTCATTTATATTTGAATGGAATATCATTTGAGGCGCCAATCACTGAGACACCTAAAGTGGGGGCTACAGAAGTTTGGTATGTGATCAATCTAACGGGGGATAATCATCCTTTACACATCCATTTGGCTCTTTTTGTAGTGTTGGATCAAACTGCGCTAGTGAATGAGACAGAGTTTAAAAATTGCATGATGAAAATGAATGATGCGATTAAGTGCCAAATAAGCAAGTATGCAATTGGGAAAAGCATAGAGGTGCCAGCTGAGGAGAAAGGGTGGAagaatgttttcaaaatgaGACCTGGATTTGTGACAAAGATTTTAGTGAAATTTTCTTACATACATTCAAATGAATCGTATATGTTCGATGCAACTGCGAAGCCAGGCTACTTATACCATTGCCAT ATCTTGGATCACGAAGACAACGAGATGATGCGGCCCTACAAGCTCATCTAA
- the LOC142606104 gene encoding uncharacterized protein LOC142606104 isoform X1, which produces MAVHLGCPFHFIAKSQPSNKHRVTSSFNPNHSVKLRREYTSVMIVPTGIGAAIGGYAGDALPVARALSSVVDCLITHPNVLNAAMLYWPMPNVLYVEGYALDRFAEGLWALQPVHQNRVGLVLDAGLEEELRIRHLQVADAVRASLGLPVVEYIVTDTPLEVEKWVDPKSGQSTGRIKHPGSLLRAVQSLVNRSAVNAIAVVGRFPDDDVEDTDEYRQGMGIDLLAGVEAVISHLVVQEFRIPCAHAPALSPLPLSLSLCPKSAAEELGHTFLPCVLAGLSNAPQYLVKNNESLEKGCILAGDVDSVVLPIDACGGDGTLAFARRKRNKPLIIAVEENETVLNDTPEKLGIEAIKVSNYWEAIGVIAAHKAGIDPISLRRNRINNIPCNFNMLSNGYAHSRIMPIT; this is translated from the exons atggcTGTCCATCTCGGCTGTCCATTTCACTTTATCGCGAAATCTCAACCGTCCAATAAACATAGAGTCACCAGCAGCTTCAACCCAAACCACTCCGTCAAG TTAAGGAGGGAGTACACGAGCGTAATGATAGTCCCGACAGGGATAGGAGCTGCCATTGGTGGATACGCAGGTGACGCTCTTCCTGTAGCTCGCGCTCTCTCCTCCGTGGTTGATTGCCTCATCACTCACCCTAAT GTGCTTAATGCAGCGATGCTGTACTGGCCCATGCCTAATGTTTTGTACGTGGAAGGTTATGCTCTTGATCGGTTTGCTGAAGGATTATGGGCGCTTCAACCTGTTCACCAAAATAGG GTGGGGTTGGTTCTTGATGCTGGATTGGAGGAGGAGCTTCGGATACGCCATTTACAAGTGGCTGATGCTGTGAGGGCTTCCCTTGGATTGCCTGTGGTGGAATATATTGTGACTGACACCCCTTTGGAG GTAGAAAAGTGGGTTGATCCAAAGAGTGGGCAATCAACAGGGAGGATTAAACACCCTGGCTCATTACTGAGAGCTGTTCAGTCTTTAGTTAACCGATCAGCAGTGAATGCCATTGCAGTTGTTGGACGCTTTCCAGATGATGATGTTGAAGACACAGATGAATATCGACAAGGGATG GGAATAGATCTATTGGCAGGAGTTGAGGCAGTAATAAGCCATTTGGTGGTTCAGGAATTCAGAATTCCTTGTGCTCATGCTCCTGCATTATCACCCCTTCCCCTGAGCTTGTCTCTATGCCCAAAATCTGCTGCAGAGGAG TTAGGACACACATTCTTGCCATGTGTGCTTGCTGGGCTAAGTAATGCACCACAGTACTTGGTCAAGAACAATGAGTCCTTGGAAAAGGGTTGCATTTTGGCAGGTGACGTTGATAGTGTTGTTCTTCCTATAGATGCGTGTGGAGGAGATGGTACTCTTGCTTTtgcaagaagaaaaaggaacaaG CCACTTATTATTGCTGTGGAGGAAAATGAAACAGTTCTCAATGATACACCAGAGAAACTTGGAATTGAAGCG ATCAAGGTCTCAAACTATTGGGAAGCCATAGGTGTTATTGCAGCTCACAAGGCAGGAATAGACCCAATTTCACTCAGAAGAAACAGAATAAACAACATTCCATGCAATTTCAATATGCTTTCTAATGGTTATGCGCATTCCAGGATTATGCCCATCACCTGA